The Desulfomicrobium apsheronum genome has a window encoding:
- the rnfB gene encoding RnfABCDGE type electron transport complex subunit B — MITVSVLTLFSLGFVSAGILAVASKVLYVEEDPRIEVVTDALPGANCGGCGFAGCEAYAIAVINDPDMPPNKCCAGGPDVSARVAELTGKAAGDADPEVAFRRCLKTEGNVAKNFDYFGIMTCAAAKMVYDGPDACAYSCLGFGDCVRACPFDAMWIEDDIVHIAPEKCTSCGTCVRTCPNSILELIPRRARVMVFCSSKDKGKAVKDVCDVGCISCGACIKKCPAKCITQENDVIVIDHKACLAYGPSCEEVCVEKCPRNILRCLNPDMIAGAPETDPARYPEDSHVPDLNA, encoded by the coding sequence ATGATTACAGTATCCGTTCTGACATTGTTTAGCCTGGGTTTCGTTTCTGCAGGAATCCTGGCAGTCGCCTCCAAGGTTTTGTACGTGGAAGAAGATCCGCGCATCGAGGTCGTAACCGATGCGTTACCCGGAGCCAATTGCGGCGGTTGCGGCTTTGCAGGTTGTGAAGCCTATGCCATTGCCGTCATCAATGACCCCGACATGCCACCCAACAAATGCTGCGCCGGCGGGCCCGATGTGTCCGCACGTGTGGCTGAGCTCACCGGCAAGGCCGCCGGAGATGCGGACCCAGAAGTCGCATTCCGGCGCTGTCTGAAGACTGAAGGCAATGTTGCCAAGAATTTTGACTATTTCGGAATCATGACCTGCGCCGCCGCCAAGATGGTCTACGACGGACCTGACGCCTGCGCCTATTCCTGTCTCGGATTCGGAGATTGCGTGCGGGCATGTCCATTCGATGCCATGTGGATCGAAGACGACATCGTCCACATCGCTCCGGAAAAATGCACCAGTTGTGGAACGTGTGTGCGCACATGTCCCAATTCGATACTCGAACTCATCCCCCGGCGCGCCCGCGTCATGGTCTTCTGTTCCTCCAAGGACAAGGGTAAGGCCGTCAAGGATGTCTGCGACGTCGGCTGCATCAGTTGCGGTGCCTGCATCAAGAAGTGTCCGGCCAAATGCATCACGCAGGAAAATGACGTCATAGTCATCGACCACAAGGCATGTTTGGCTTACGGGCCTTCCTGCGAGGAAGTGTGTGTTGAGAAATGTCCCAGAAATATTCTGCGCTGTCTCAATCCCGATATGATTGCCGGCGCGCCTGAGACGGATCCGGCCCGCTATCCTGAAGACTCGCATGTCCCGGATCTGAACGCCTAA
- a CDS encoding electron transport complex protein RnfA, with translation MDIFLLFISAIFVNNIILAQYLGLCPYLGCSKEKGVSIGMGCAVTFVMFMATLLTYLMQKSVLIPFNLGYLQTIAFILVIASLVQFVEMFLKKMVPPLYKSLGIFLPLITTNCAVLGVAIMVHRKEFDILTSLLFSVASGLGFILAIVVMASIRERFEISRIPRAMKGVPIGLVMAGIMSLAFMAFKGMI, from the coding sequence ATGGATATTTTCCTTCTCTTCATCTCGGCCATTTTTGTTAACAACATAATTTTGGCCCAATATTTGGGGCTGTGCCCGTATCTCGGCTGTTCCAAGGAAAAAGGCGTTTCCATCGGTATGGGGTGCGCCGTCACATTCGTCATGTTCATGGCGACTTTGTTGACCTACCTCATGCAGAAGAGCGTGCTTATTCCGTTCAACCTCGGCTATCTGCAGACTATCGCATTCATTTTGGTTATTGCATCGCTGGTTCAGTTCGTGGAGATGTTTTTAAAGAAGATGGTTCCGCCTCTGTATAAATCGCTGGGCATCTTTCTTCCGCTCATAACCACCAACTGCGCGGTTCTCGGCGTGGCCATCATGGTGCACCGAAAGGAATTCGATATTCTGACCTCGTTGCTGTTTTCCGTGGCTTCCGGATTGGGTTTCATTTTGGCCATTGTTGTGATGGCGTCCATACGCGAACGTTTCGAAATTTCCAGGATTCCTCGGGCCATGAAGGGTGTTCCCATTGGCCTGGTTATGGCTGGAATCATGTCGCTGGCGTTTATGGCGTTCAAGGGGATGATATAG